A window of the Bombina bombina isolate aBomBom1 chromosome 3, aBomBom1.pri, whole genome shotgun sequence genome harbors these coding sequences:
- the LOC128651557 gene encoding Golgi phosphoprotein 3-like, which produces MTTLTQRSSGLVQRRTEASRNDRERAAEGEDEDKGHEEQDEDERAGDKEARLTLMEEVLLLGLKDREGYTSFWNDCISAGLRGCMLIELAFRGRITLEAVGMRRKSLLSRKVICKSDAPTGDVMLDEALKHIKETPAPETVQSWIELLSGETWNPLKLHYQLRNVRERLAKNLVEKGVLTTEKQNFLLFDMTTHPLTNNNIKQRLIKKVQEAVLDKWVKDPHRMDKRLLALIYLAHSSDVIENAFAPLLDDQYDLAMKRVRQLLDLDPEVECTKANANEILWAVVATFTK; this is translated from the coding sequence ATGACCACTCTTACCCAGCGCAGCTCCGGGCTGGTGCAGCGGCGCACGGAGGCCTCCCGGAATGACAGGGAGAGAGCAGCTGAGGGGGAGGATGAGGACAAGGGCCATGAGGAGCAGGACGAGGACGAGAGGGCCGGGGACAAGGAGGCCAGGCTTACCCTGATGGAGGAAGTGTTGCTGTTGGGGCTGAAGGACAGGGAGGGATATACATCATTTTGGAATGATTGCATTTCTGCTGGCTTACGTGGTTGTATGTTAATTGAACTGGCATTTAGGGGCAGAATTACTCTTGAAGCTGTTGGTATGAGACGCAAAAGTCTACTCTCAAGAAAGGTAATTTGTAAATCTGACGCCCCAACGGGAGATGTTATGCTTGATGAAGCCTTAAAGCATATAAAGGAAACCCCAGCTCCAGAGACTGTACAAAGTTGGATTGAACTCCTCAGTGGAGAGACATGGAATCCATTGAAACTACACTACCAGTTAAGAAATGTGCGTGAACGTTTAGCTAAAAACCTTGTAGAAAAGGGTGTTTTGACAACAGAAAAGCAAAACTTTCTTCTCTTTGACATGACCACACATCCTCTCACCAATAATAATATCAAGCAGCGTCTCATCAAGAAAGTACAGGAAGCAGTTCTTGACAAATGGGTGAAAGATCCTCATCGTATGGACAAACGTTTGCTGGCCCTTATCTACCTAGCCCATTCTTCCGACGTCATTGAGAATGCATTTGCTCCCCTTTTGGATGATCAATACGACTTGGCCATGAAGAGAGTGCGGCAACTGCTTGATCTAGACCCAGAAGTTGAGTGTACAAAGGCAAATGCTAATGAAATCCTTTGGGCCGTGGTAGCTACCTTTACCAAGTAA